The Parvibaculaceae bacterium PLY_AMNH_Bact1 genome window below encodes:
- a CDS encoding MotA/TolQ/ExbB proton channel family protein (Derived by automated computational analysis using gene prediction method: Protein Homology.), which produces MSEDVEANVDTAVDAITEGIATEGADALSGLDAAAAAADGGIWELIPLVDKGGPIVVILLCLSVLSLAIILLKVFQFWRAGLTRRAFIDAVIDKVKSGDRDGAAAILRKTRSPVARTLLAGVEGAQNGGSAAEEIARVGGNELGGLQSYFRWLEVIGNISPLLGLLGTVIGMINAFQQLQLAGNKVDPAILSGGIWVALLTTAVGLAVAIPAIASLNLLESRVDLVRLTLRDASSRLIAALKSA; this is translated from the coding sequence GTGAGTGAGGATGTAGAAGCCAACGTTGACACAGCTGTTGATGCAATAACGGAGGGCATAGCGACAGAGGGCGCAGACGCACTAAGCGGGCTTGACGCTGCCGCCGCCGCGGCTGATGGCGGCATTTGGGAGCTTATTCCTCTGGTGGATAAAGGTGGCCCCATAGTGGTCATTTTGCTCTGCCTGTCAGTTCTGTCTCTCGCGATTATTCTACTCAAGGTGTTCCAATTCTGGCGCGCAGGTTTGACCCGCCGAGCGTTCATTGATGCGGTTATCGATAAAGTCAAATCTGGCGATAGGGATGGGGCAGCCGCTATTCTGCGCAAAACCCGCTCGCCGGTGGCGCGCACATTGTTGGCAGGTGTTGAAGGCGCGCAGAATGGCGGGAGTGCTGCAGAAGAGATCGCCCGCGTTGGTGGGAATGAGTTGGGCGGACTGCAGAGCTATTTCCGGTGGCTTGAAGTGATCGGGAACATCTCGCCTCTGCTTGGTCTCCTGGGCACCGTGATTGGGATGATCAACGCGTTTCAGCAATTGCAGCTAGCGGGTAACAAGGTTGATCCGGCGATCCTTTCCGGAGGGATCTGGGTGGCGCTTCTTACAACAGCGGTTGGTCTTGCAGTCGCTATTCCCGCTATTGCGTCGCTTAACCTCTTGGAGAGCAGGGTGGATCTGGTGCGTCTCACGCTACGTGATGCGTCCTCAAGGTTGATCGCTGCTCTTAAATCAGCCTAA
- a CDS encoding MarR family winged helix-turn-helix transcriptional regulator (Derived by automated computational analysis using gene prediction method: Protein Homology.) codes for MVNQDTDRDELDPFYFIELFSEVGALLQHNYDSRSGLSRNQTRVIVTLLKTDGLTQTELADALGIHKVSAGIYISELEEIGLVERRPHPQDGRAKCIFLTSVLHELRSGGEDIVKEMHKGVIEGIEPEEYLQLLSYMRLMRDNLKKMTPTPPPERTPD; via the coding sequence ATGGTTAATCAAGACACAGACCGCGACGAGCTAGATCCGTTCTACTTCATTGAATTGTTTTCAGAAGTGGGTGCGCTGCTTCAGCATAATTATGACAGCCGCAGCGGTCTTAGCCGAAACCAGACTCGCGTCATCGTAACACTGCTGAAGACAGATGGTCTGACACAGACCGAACTCGCCGACGCACTGGGCATACATAAAGTATCCGCTGGCATCTACATCTCAGAACTTGAAGAGATAGGCCTGGTTGAGCGCAGACCACACCCTCAAGATGGTCGGGCCAAGTGCATTTTCCTGACCTCAGTTCTCCATGAACTAAGGAGCGGTGGTGAAGACATTGTCAAGGAGATGCACAAAGGTGTTATTGAGGGAATTGAGCCTGAGGAATATCTGCAGCTCCTCAGCTATATGCGTCTCATGCGCGACAACCTGAAAAAAATGACCCCCACGCCACCGCCAGAAAGAACACCAGATTAA
- a CDS encoding biopolymer transporter ExbD (Derived by automated computational analysis using gene prediction method: Protein Homology.), with amino-acid sequence MFDEAIHKKRIVSLTPLIDVVFLLLIFFMLASSFLQTQSIAVLTPAPDPEEVETDRHVVEVWVLTDGSLRLDGEPIVSEALSEGIRNNLGGDPEAVVSILAENGSAVQPLISAIEAARNSGAQSIGTSRVESLRR; translated from the coding sequence ATGTTTGATGAAGCAATTCACAAAAAGAGGATCGTGAGCTTAACGCCGCTGATTGATGTGGTGTTCCTGCTCTTGATCTTTTTTATGCTGGCGAGTTCCTTTTTGCAGACTCAATCGATTGCTGTACTGACACCGGCGCCAGACCCAGAAGAGGTGGAGACGGACCGCCATGTGGTTGAGGTCTGGGTGCTGACAGACGGAAGTCTGCGCCTCGATGGCGAGCCGATTGTGTCAGAGGCATTGAGCGAGGGCATTCGCAACAATCTCGGCGGTGATCCTGAGGCTGTTGTTTCAATTCTGGCGGAAAATGGCTCAGCGGTGCAGCCGCTAATTTCAGCAATTGAAGCCGCGCGCAATAGTGGTGCCCAGTCTATTGGCACGTCCCGGGTGGAGAGCTTGCGGCGATGA
- a CDS encoding biopolymer transporter ExbD (Derived by automated computational analysis using gene prediction method: Protein Homology. GO_function: GO:0022857 - transmembrane transporter activity [Evidence IEA]; GO_process: GO:0055085 - transmembrane transport [Evidence IEA]) translates to MIEFDEPPQRRPYESVVPLINVVFLLLIFFLLAGTLQPTDDVEVDLPVGQVDDKRASEDLVLYVEADGFVYLGDRVMGADLAAYALRDFLDEQGIYDVSIKADADAPAHELIKLMEGLRNVGVREVNLVTEQSE, encoded by the coding sequence ATGATCGAATTTGATGAACCGCCGCAGCGTCGGCCTTATGAGTCTGTTGTGCCGCTTATCAATGTGGTCTTCCTGCTCTTGATCTTTTTCCTTTTGGCAGGAACGTTGCAGCCAACAGATGATGTGGAAGTCGATCTGCCCGTGGGCCAGGTGGATGATAAGCGGGCGTCCGAAGATTTGGTGCTTTATGTCGAGGCAGATGGGTTCGTCTACCTGGGCGACCGTGTCATGGGCGCTGATCTTGCTGCCTATGCGCTGCGTGATTTCCTGGATGAGCAAGGTATCTACGACGTCTCCATTAAGGCAGATGCGGATGCACCTGCCCATGAGTTGATTAAGTTGATGGAGGGCCTACGGAACGTCGGTGTGCGTGAGGTGAACCTGGTGACGGAGCAATCTGAATGA
- a CDS encoding hypothetical protein (Derived by automated computational analysis using gene prediction method: GeneMarkS-2+.): MSVAEPDHLVGFEAPRLRTVLLWSLGLHLLVVVYFILGGGIFGSEGPGDGDSLTFQLAAGLDNNGDAAAQIDGSDQQTPTFADADIDPVPEPTPEPEPKPEPKPEVKPEPKPQVTDQLPTRRNEDVQPQEAATTQQRGEEEVATPGGSTGIVGYDHYGGGGNLEETIRNRPGNSLTGNAISARLTGQTLYLEMGRLDIQGGNRLTNVEIQLNADGTSRVKLIYYHYKTYHQERSSTRSKRGSGRWWIEGNRWCHQSEIISYGTKDCYDMNLDGSVLRLYYAQCLRNSSPHCKSYRLAGEGSIR; encoded by the coding sequence ATGAGTGTTGCTGAACCAGACCACCTGGTTGGGTTTGAAGCGCCACGTCTTCGAACCGTGTTGCTTTGGTCTCTTGGCCTTCATTTGCTTGTGGTGGTCTATTTTATATTAGGTGGGGGAATATTTGGGTCAGAAGGACCTGGCGATGGCGATTCCTTGACCTTCCAGCTAGCTGCTGGGCTGGACAATAATGGTGACGCTGCGGCCCAAATTGATGGGTCGGATCAACAAACTCCGACTTTCGCGGATGCGGACATCGATCCGGTGCCTGAGCCCACGCCCGAGCCAGAACCTAAGCCAGAACCAAAACCTGAGGTGAAGCCAGAGCCCAAACCTCAGGTGACCGATCAGTTGCCAACGCGGCGCAATGAAGATGTACAGCCACAAGAAGCGGCGACCACGCAGCAGCGTGGCGAAGAAGAGGTTGCTACTCCCGGTGGATCGACTGGGATTGTTGGATATGATCACTATGGCGGCGGCGGTAATTTGGAAGAGACGATCCGCAACCGTCCCGGCAATTCACTTACCGGAAACGCGATCAGTGCGCGGCTCACCGGTCAGACGCTTTATCTTGAGATGGGTCGTCTGGACATTCAGGGGGGCAACCGTCTAACCAATGTTGAGATCCAGTTGAATGCGGACGGTACCAGCCGCGTGAAGCTGATCTACTATCACTATAAGACCTACCACCAAGAACGATCGTCTACCCGCTCGAAGCGCGGAAGTGGCCGTTGGTGGATTGAAGGCAATCGCTGGTGCCATCAATCAGAAATCATCTCCTATGGCACCAAGGATTGTTATGACATGAACCTCGATGGGTCGGTCTTGCGCCTCTATTACGCACAGTGTTTGCGCAATTCGTCTCCACACTGCAAGTCTTACCGTCTTGCCGGTGAAGGCTCCATCCGCTAA
- a CDS encoding flavin reductase family protein (Derived by automated computational analysis using gene prediction method: Protein Homology.) — translation MNTLDSRSFRNALGEFATGVAIVTTQVGDDAPIGITVNSFSSVSLDPPLVLWCLDKGSDRLEAFEKCEGFTINILAAAQQELSNRLSRSGHPHLDGIPVDKGVNGCPYLSEALATFECDVHARHDAGDHIIMVGRVKAFQQPSAETPLIYHRGGYCALAI, via the coding sequence ATGAATACCCTTGATAGTCGCTCGTTTCGCAATGCCCTTGGGGAATTCGCCACAGGCGTTGCCATTGTGACTACTCAGGTGGGGGACGATGCTCCTATAGGGATTACGGTCAATTCCTTTTCCTCTGTCTCACTCGATCCACCTCTGGTTTTGTGGTGTCTCGACAAGGGGTCAGATCGGCTTGAAGCGTTTGAGAAGTGCGAGGGCTTTACGATCAATATCCTCGCGGCGGCGCAGCAAGAGCTGTCCAATCGGTTGTCGCGATCCGGACATCCGCATCTGGATGGCATTCCAGTTGATAAGGGTGTGAATGGGTGTCCTTACCTATCAGAAGCGTTGGCGACGTTTGAATGCGATGTCCATGCCCGTCATGATGCCGGCGATCACATCATCATGGTTGGCCGGGTGAAAGCTTTTCAGCAACCGAGTGCAGAAACACCGCTGATTTATCACCGCGGCGGCTATTGCGCACTTGCCATTTAA